Part of the Sphingopyxis sp. 113P3 genome, CCGCCGTGCTTGCGGACAATTCGATAGAGCCAGCGGTCGAGACCGCCCGTCAGGCCGAAATAGGCGCGGTCGATCGTCAGCACGAGCGCGTCGTCGAGGACGGCCTGGTAGAACCAGTCGGGCAGGATCAACTCGATCCCGTCGGGCTTGCCGTCCCGGTCGGTGCGCTCCTTCCACTCGTTGATCCAGGAGAAGCGATGCCGCCGGCCCTCGGCGGGTTGACGGATCGAGGTGCAGATCGTCGTCGATTGCAGCCGGTCGAGCGCGGCCTTGAGACGCTGATAGTCGCGCAAGGACGTGCCGCGGCCGATGAATCTGAGAATTTCATAGGGGGTGGCGACCAGCAGGCGCGAGGTGCGCAGGCCCGCGTCGCGTGCCTCGACGATCTGGCTCGCCGCCCAGATCAGGAGGTCGGCGTCCCAGATGGTCGCCATGCCATGATCGGGCACGGCCTCGACGCGGATCGACACGCCCCCGGCGCAGAAGTCGATCGGCGCGGTGCGATGGGACTTGGAGAGGGAGAAGAAGGGATAGGCCATGAGATCCTGCGCATCTCGGGCAGCGAACTCGCCAGGAAGCGCCCGAAACAGGTCGAGCTGTTCGCGCTCCGATCGGGATTGCCGCCGCGCCGCCATTCGGGGGTTCGTCGGCGATCAGCGTGGGCGCCGGGCGGCTTGGGCCAGCGGCGCCGGCGTGTGACGCTTCGCGGGAAGGATCGAACCGCGCGGATCAGAGGTCGAGGTGACGGCGCCGCGCGCGGCCCAGGCTTCGAGATCGTCGACGGCATAGACGACGCGGCCGCCGAGCTTGCGATAGGCGGGGCCGGTGCCGTAGGTCCGATGCTTTTCGAGGGTGCGGGCGGACAGGCTGAGAAACTCGGCGGCTTCCTTGGTGCGCAGGAAGCGCGGCGGGAGAACGGCGAGATCGGGTCGCATGGATGGGGCCTCCGTGAGCTTCGTGAAGGCCGCTGGAGATCAGCGGCGAGCGAAGGCCACGATGGCGAAGCAGGACCGGCGCGATGCAGGGCGAAGTTGGGGGGCCTAAAATCGCCCACCGGCTATCGCGTCGGCGTGATCAGTCCGACCGGCGGTGTCGCAGCAAGGCGCGATAGCCGCCGGCGATCATGGCGCGCGCGTCCCGCAGCAGGGTTTTGATGGCGTGGCGGGCGGAGGCGTCCTGCCACGCCTGGCGGTCGAGCCGGGCGATGTGGAAGATGACCTGCGCGATTTCCCGCTGGGTCGCGCCGTTGCGATAGCCGTCGAAGCATTGCAGCATCCGGCGCAATCGCAGGCGGTGTTGCGCCGTCAGCCGGGTATCCGGCGGGATGGCCCGGCCGTGAAGGGTGGCCAGCAGACGGCAAAGGGATCGGACACGATCGAATCCATCCCGACCCAGAGGAATGATGGCGGCAAGGGGTCGGTCGACCGGCGTGGCCGTCTCGATGACGAGCTGGACACTTTGGCCGTCACCGAGATCGTAGAGAAGGATGTCTTCGTCATGGTCTCCGATGCGGTAGGCAGCATCGAAGGTCGGTTGCGGATCGGTGTCCTCCGCGAGACCCGCAGGGGCCGGCCCCAGAAAGACGGCGCTCGTATCGTTCGCGGGCAGCCAGACGATGCGGGCTTCAGATGACGGGGCCTGCGGGTCCACGGGGAAATCGCAACCCCCATCGGCGACGGATCTTGTCGGTCAGCGTCTGGATGTCGGTCTTTCCCTCGCTCAGCTCCCGGTAGTCTTCAACATAGGCGTCGTTGCGCCGGAGCCACTCCCAGGCGAGATCGGACGGGCTCATCTCGGCGATGTGCTCATAGGCGGCGGAGGAGCGCCAGCCTGCTGCATTGGGTGTCATCGCGATCCTCCCTTTGCGTAAGTGATTGTGGGGGAAGAAAGGATTCCCGACAGGGCCGCCCGATGGAAGCTCGGCGGTGGGCAAAGCGCGATGCCAAGTCGGCATCGCGGCGGGTCAGTGCCGAGGGCGGGTCAACTCGCGGTAGCCCTGTTCCGTCATCCAGCGCGCCCGCGCCAGGTGCGAGTCGTGAACATGGCGGCAACGCTCGGGGTCGTGCGCGGGATCGAGGCCGAAGATGGCCTGGACGGCTTCCTGCCAGGCGGCGCCGTCGCGGGCGGAGTCGATCAGACGCATGTAGAGAGCCATGTGCTCACGGTCGTAGGCCGTGAGCGACTGGCTGACCGGCGGCTCGTCGAGGAATGAGGGCGTTGGCTGTCCCATAGAGCGACTATAATCGCTCATCCGAGGTTCGTTAACAGCATCGCGGGAAATTCTGTGCGCCGCCTGAACAAATGGCGGGCGCTTAACGGCTCGGCGGCAAGTCTTTGCGGTCGTGAAGCAGCAGCACGCCTTCGCCCTTGTCGGTCGAGAGCAGGACGATTCCCGCGGCCTCCAGCGCCCGGCGAACGAGATCGCGTGTCGACTCATACACCTCGAGGTCGTTCTCGGACTCGAGACGCTTGAGCGCGGTCAGCGATGTCCGGGCCTCGTCAGCGAGCGTCTCCTGTGTCCATCCCAGCAACGCGCGTGCGGCCCGTGATTGTCGGGCGGTGATCATGAATGACCACCTCCCACCGGCCAATAACTACTTGCCAGAACTACGACTATTTTAGTCGTTCTTGGCGTCGCGGGGGCTGCCGGAAACCTGGCCGCCCGTCTCCTCCGGTCTTCGGCGGCGTCACCGATTCGCGCGCGGGCAAGGCAAAGGCCCCGGCCTGTCGGCCGGGGCCTTGCTGGTGGGTCAGTCCGCCCGGCGGTTCGGGCGGGACCAGATCAGCGAGTAGCCGTCGCCGTCCTCGTCGTCGAAGAGGTTGGCGTAGATGGGGGCGTTGAAGCTCGGATCGTCGAGCTTGAGGCCCAGATAGTCGCGGCCCTCGTTGGAGCGCTTGGACCAGGCGGCGCCGATCTCGACGCGGCCGACCAGAACTCGGTGGCTGGGGGCGTTTTCGCCGGTGGCGCGCTGGTCGGGGACGATGCGCACGCCCTTGGCCTGGACGCTGAGGGTGACGATTTCGCCGGTGAACTCGTTGCCGGTCTTCTTGAAGGTGCCGATGGTCGCCATTTCAAATCTCCGTTTCCGTTATCGAGCCCGCACCATTGCGGCCTCGATGGCGATCGACAGGCCGGAGGCGATCGACGGCGCACCCCACAGGGGCCTGACAGCAAAGGAGGAGCTTTCTTGTCTCGCGAGGAATGACGGCGAAGCCGGCAGGGGAAGAAAGTTGTGACGCCGCTGTTGCGCCATAGGCGATCGAGGCGCAGCCGGCCTTCGGCCAGATCAAGCCATTGACGAGGCCGTTTGGAGCGGGCTGGTGACGGGAAGAAGCGGAGAGGATGGCGGCCCTCTCGAAACCGGCGCCAAGACCTGCCGGGTGTTCGCCGACGCATCGCCCCTCCTGCCGGCGGGCTTTGCGGTCGTGCGTTGTCCGGGCCTGCCGTGGGCGGAAACCCTCCGCCTTTCCGTGTTGGTCCGCTGCGCCGCGACCGGCGTTCGGTTCGGGCGCTTCCGATGGGATGATCGCGCTGCGGCTCTCAGCGTGACCCGGGGTCCATCGCCCGCATCGCCACCCCATCAAGCCGACGCGGATGGCGTGGTGTCGCCTTCATTGTCCCGCCGATGCCCGCTGCGGAATTGTCAGGCACCGGCGGGGCTCCGGCCGACCGGGCCAGCGGCCGCCATGCCCGTAACGCGCGCGAACGCGGTGACGCCGACCGCGACCGCACCGATGACGGAAAACACCAACTGCCAGGTTTCCGAAGGCATGGTGTGCTTCACGATGCCGTGCGTGGCGTGGTAGCCGGCGAGTGCGGCGGGTGCGACAAACGCGAGCGCGATCAGCAGCCGAGCCCAGAGCGGGCGAACAATCCCGAGCAGGAGTTGGCCGAGGCCGAGCGTCAGCCCGGCCGCGACCACGCCGATCAGGATCGCGCCCATCCAGCCCGCGCCCGTGTGATAGGCCCAACCGCCGGTGGTGAGGCCAGCGAAGAAGGGCAGCGCGAAGACGGCGAGCGTGAACAGAAGCCAGCAGAAGAAGCCGACGGCCGCGATGGAAAGGATGATGCCGAGAAAGATCATGGCGGTGTCTCCGAAAGAACGATTCTGACGGTCGCGCCTTCCACCACCACCACGGCGCGTCGGGGATCATAGCAAAATATCGACGCGGACGGGAGCCGAAACCGATAAGGTTTCAGCCCCGTGGGTGATGATCTTCGCCCCTTCATGGAGCGAAGGGGTCGATTTCGCGGACGATCTGCGAGAGGTCGCCGTCATATTCGCTGGCGGGTGTGACCGAGAGCGTGCCGTCGCCGGCGCGGAAGATAACGATGACCGCCATCAGGCTGGTGGCGAGGCTGAAGGCGAAGGCGTGGGCGTCGTTGAAGGACATCGATCCGGCTCCTGTTTCGAGCGGAGGACCACCCCCCGCTGACAGGCGCCCGACGTGTCGGACTGAGAGCTGCAATCACCGCGGAGGCGGTGCCGGAGCGGCGGCACGCAAGGCGTAGCCGACCCTTCACGGGTTGATGGCGTCAGGCGATCAGTCTGACCAAGGATCAGCGCAAAGAAGCGGGGGTGGTGCTCTGCGGCAGGAGCCGGTGTCCTGCCGTGGAGACGGCGGCGCTCACGCGCCGCCGGTTGCGAACCGATAGACCGGGATGCCGAGCTTGCGGGCCTTGTCGGCGAGATTGTCCTGGATTCCGGTGCCGGGGAAGATGAGGATGCCGATCGGCATGACCGCCAGCATGGCGTCGTTGCGCTTGAACGGTGCGGCCTTGGCGTGCTTCGTCCAGTCGGGTCTGAAGGCGACCTGCGGCACCTTGCGGGTTTCCGCCCAACGTGCGGCGATCTTCTCGGCACCTTTCGGGGAGCCGCCGTGCATCAGCACCATGTCGGGGTGCTTGGCGTGGACCTGGTCGAGCTTGGCCCAGATCGGCTTGTGATCGGTGGTGTCGCCGCCGGAGAAGGCGATCTTCGGGCCTGCGGGCACGAGCACTTCGGTTTCGTTGCGGCGCTTGGCGGCAAGGAAGTCGCGGCTGTCGATCATCGCGGCGGTGAGGCGGCGATGGTTGACGCGCGAGCCGGTGCGCTGAGACCAGGGTGAGCCGGTGGCGCGAAGATATTGGTCGGCGGCGCTGTCGCGGAAGATTTCCAGGCTGTCGCGCCGTTCGATCAGCGATTGCCCAAGGTCGATCAGGCGTTCGAGCTGGACGGATTTGACCTCCGAGCCATCCTGTTCGCGCTGGAGGCGCTTTTGCGCCTGCTCGTTGTCGTCGAGTTTGCGGTCGGCCCGCTCGACGGCGCGGTGGAACGTATTGACGGTGGACCAGAGGAGATCGTCGAGGTCGGGATCGAGGCTCGTATCGGCCACGGTGGAGATCAGGGCGTCGAAGATGTCGGCGACGGCGCCTTCGATGATGCGGTCTTCCGGCACGGGCCTGGGATCGGCTTCGTCTTCGGAGGGCCGGTAGCCGTAGAGCTGAAGCTCCTGCGCAATCTGGTCGGTCGGCGATGCGGCGTGTTCGGGTTCGTAGTCGTCGTGCTCGCTCATGGGATGCTCCGTCGGTTGGACCGCGACCGTCGCGGCCTTCATGGCGACGAAGCCCACGGGCGGGGCGGGCTGGCAGTCCGAGCGAAGCGAGGGCCTTGATGGCCAAGGCCGGCTATTTTGTCTCGCGATGGAAAGCGGCTCGTAGGGCCGCGCCGGAAAATAGTCGGCCGCCGCCATTGCCGGCCTGGCCCGTTTGTGGGCCGATCGCCCTCTCGAAGGCCGAGGCGCGGTCCTCTCCGATGGTTGACGCATGCCGGCGGGCATGATGACGGCAGCCGTGACGTCCGTCGCGGGCGGCTAAGCCGCCTGAGCCATGAAGCGGGCGACGTCCTGCGGCGCGAGCTGCACCCGCAGGCTGGCGCGGAGCGCATCGAGCCCGAGGCGCCGGAGATCTTCGTTGAAGTCCTCAAGCACCGGCGAGAGCACGATGGCCTCGATTCCGGCCGCGTTCGCCCGTTCGACCAGGTTGTCCCGCGCGCCGTCGCCTGCCGGGTCGTTGTCGCGCAGTATATAGAGTCGGCGCAGCGTCTGGGGGAACAGGATGGCGGCCAGATGGGCTGCGGACAGCGCCGCAGCCATCGCCATGTGCGGTATCGTCTGACGCGCCGACAGGACGCTTTCGATGCCTTCGCCCGCCGCCATCGCCTCGCCGGCGATCCCGAAGCGAACGGCATGGCCGAGCAAGTCGCCCATCGCCTTGCGCTGCGTTTCGATCGGCGCCTTGTCGGAGCCGTCAGGGGCGAGCCAGGTGCGATGCGCGCCGGTGATCGCGCCCCTGAGATCGGTGACGGCGGCGATCATCGCCGGCCAGGTTTCGGTCGGGCCGTGGTCGTCGGGCCGATAATAGCAGCGTGGATGGAAGCGAAGGTTTCCGGTTCCGTGCAAAGCCGTAATGCCGCGATGGCGAAGATATGTCTCTACGGGGGTGCCGCTGATCGGCTGCGACATGGCGAACAATCGCCTTGCCGCTTCGGCCGAACCCGACGGGGCAGGCGTGCCCGGTCGCTTCTTCGTCGCCGGCGCGGGTTTCGGACGCGGCAGCCTGAGAAAGCTGCGGGCTTCCTCGACGACATCGGCGAAGTCGGTGAGGCCACAGCTTTCCCGGATCACGTCGAGCAGATCGCCATGCTCGCCGGTGGCGGCGTCGGTCCATTTGCCCGCCGGCCCCTTCGCCGTCTCCTTGAGCCGGACGAACATCGAGCGGCCGGGCGTGTTGCGCGCATCGCCGACCTGCCAGTAATTGCCCTGACGATGGCCGGCGTCGAGATAGTGGCGGCACACCGCCTCGGCCTCCCGGCCGAGACGCTGCGCCAGATCGGAAGCGTCGAGACGGGTCATCACGCCGCCTCGCGTTCGCCGATGCGCTGGACCGGATAGCGGCCCAGCACGCGCTCCAGCACTGCGGGACCGGCGCTATCGGTCGGCACGAACATCCTGAGCTTCCAGGAGATGATCTCGTGGAACAGTCCGTAGGCGGTGAGCCGCTCGCGCATCGTGTCGGTGAAGCCCGACAGTTCGATGCGGTTGGCGCCCATCACACGGACGCGGCGAAGCTGAAGCCCCTCGGCGAGGTCGAGGATGGTGCGGCCATCCATCAGCGCCATGAAGGCGTCGGCGGGCGCGAGCGTGGCTGCGCCGCTCGTGGTCGCATTGGCCGCCCAGGCGGGCGAGACCTTGCGGCCGACGATCCGCTCACCCTCGTCGGTCTGGAGCCGATAGACTCGGGTGGACTCGTTCGGCAGCCGCTTCCAGATCGGCAGCAACAGGCCGGCGACGATGTGGATCGTGCTGTCGGAGAAAGCCGGCACGTCTGCGACCTCGGCGCTCCAGGCTGTGGCGAAGTCGTTCCGTTCCGCCGCGGTCCAATGGGTCTCGCCCATCATCTTCACCGGAATGGTGTGCGATTCCATCGGCCGGATCAGCCGGACGCGGCGTTCGATCTCGCCATCGTCGAGCATGATCGAGGTGGCGGGGATCTGCACCGCGGCGCGGCCCGACCGTTCGTTGACCAGCAGCCTGGCGCCGGATTCGCCGAGATGGGCGAGCGCGTCGTCCAGCGTGACCGGGCGGTTTCGGGTCCGCTGCGCGATGGTGAGGAGCCGGGTTTCCGCGCCCGTGCCCGGATGGGTGTAGATCGTCTGGCGGTCGGTGACGGTGAAGCCTTCCGCTGTCAGCGTTTCCAGCCCGACATCGTAGATGCCGGCGGCGATGGCGCCCTCGATCTTGGCGGTGAGAAGCTGCTCGAAGGCAGCGAACAGCACGCCCTGAAGCTCGATGGTCAGCGCCAGCAGCCGATTGAGGAAGGTGGTGATCGGGGGCAGTTCGTCCTTGATGCCGTTCGCGTCCATCAGCTTCAGGCCGGTGGCGGACTCGAAGCGTTCGAGCGAGCAGCCTTCGACCTTGCCGCGCACCAGCAGGAGATAGAGCTGGCGGAGCGCATCGCGGGCGTAGGGGCTTTCCAGATTGTCCTCGGGGCGGAACAGGCCCTGGCCGCCGGTCTGGCGCTGGCCGCGGGTGATGGCGCCCAGCGTGTCGAGCCGCCGGGCGATGGTGGAAAGGAAGCGCTTCTCCGCCTTGACGTCCGTGGCGATGGGCCGGAACAGTGGCGGCTGCGCCTGGTTGGTCCGGTGCGTGCGGCCGAGGCCCTGGATGGCGGCGTCCGCTTTCCAGCCGGGTTCGAGCAGATAGTGGACGCGCAACCGGGTGTTCCGCGCCGAAAGCTCGGCGTGATAGCTGCGGCCGGTGCCGCCGGCGTCCGAGAAGATCAGGATGCGCTTGCTGTCATCCATGAACGCCTGGGTTTCGGCGAGATTGGCGGCTGCGGCGCGGTTCTCGACGACGAGGCGGTCGCCGCCCGAAGGCGTGCTCTTGCGGACGATGCGCCGCGAGCGGCCCGTCACCTCGGCCACCAGATCCGTGCCGAAATGCTGGACGATCTGGTCGAGCGCGCCGGGCACGGGCGGCAGCGAGGCGAGCTGCGCGATCAGTTCGTCGCGGCGCGCGACGGCTTCGCGGCTTTCGACGGGCTGGCCGTCGCGATAGACCGGCCGCGACGAGAGGTTGCCCTCGCTGTCGGTGAAGGGCTGGTAGAGCTGCACCGGGAAGGAATGGGCGAGGTAGTCGAGAACATATTCCCTCGGCGTGATGTCGACGCGAACGTCGTTCCATTCCTCGGTCGGCAGGTCGGCCAGGCGGCGTTCCATCAGCGCCTCGCCAGTCGAGACGATCTGGATGACAGCGGCATGGCCGGCTTCCAGGTCGTCGCTGATCGACCGGATCAGGGTCGGCGTCTTCATGCTGGTGAGCAGATGGCCGAAGAAGCGCTGCTTGGCGCTCTCGAAGGCCGAGCGGGCGGCGGACTTGGCCTGCCGGTTCAGCGTGCCGGACGTGCCGGTGATGTTGGCGGCCTCCATCGCCGCATCCAGATTATTATGGATGACGGCGAAGGCCCCAGCATAGGCATCGTAGATGCGGGTCTGCTCAGGGCTGAGCGCGTGTTCGACCAGCTCGTATTCCACGCCGTCGAAGGAGAGCGAACGGGCGGTGTAGAGGCCGAGGGCGCGCAGGTCGCGGGCCAGCACCTCCATCGCCGCGACGCCGCCGGCCTCGATCGCCTCGATGAACTCGGCCCTCGTCGAGAACGGAAAATCCTCGCCGCCCCACAAGCCGAGCCGCTGGGCGTAGGCGAGGTTGTGGACCGTGGTGGCGCCGGTCGCGGAGACATAGACGACGCGGGCGTTCGGCAGCGCGTGCTGGAGGCGCAAGCCGGCGCGGCCCTGCTGCGAGGCGGCGACGTCGCCTCGTTCTCCCTTGCCGCCACCGGCGTTCTGCATCGCGTGCGCCTCGTCGAAAATGAGGACTCCATCGAAGTCGGAGCCCAACCATTCGACGATCTGCCGGACGCGCGAAACCTTCTCGCCGCTGTCGTCGGAGCGTAGCGTGGCATAGGTCGTAAACAGGACGCCTTCCGGCAGCGTGATCGGCCGCCCCTGCGGGAAG contains:
- a CDS encoding DNA -binding domain-containing protein, whose protein sequence is MSDYSRSMGQPTPSFLDEPPVSQSLTAYDREHMALYMRLIDSARDGAAWQEAVQAIFGLDPAHDPERCRHVHDSHLARARWMTEQGYRELTRPRH
- a CDS encoding helix-turn-helix transcriptional regulator produces the protein MRPDLAVLPPRFLRTKEAAEFLSLSARTLEKHRTYGTGPAYRKLGGRVVYAVDDLEAWAARGAVTSTSDPRGSILPAKRHTPAPLAQAARRPR
- a CDS encoding XRE family transcriptional regulator, with translation MITARQSRAARALLGWTQETLADEARTSLTALKRLESENDLEVYESTRDLVRRALEAAGIVLLSTDKGEGVLLLHDRKDLPPSR
- a CDS encoding strawberry notch family protein, translating into MTMISASAAATVAAPLPLGSNPEPAAAILAAAGQLLTHLERGERVDAAALRAAMETAFGASDATGAWDWKTAYDACEAATVLFLRKYGRALFRKAGSPAARLSALSKIANLLPTHTRRSAESQTFQQFSTPIPLGLVAAHAAAITPADRVLEPSAGTGLLAILAEIAGGALVLNELADTRANLLSLLFPAISVTRFDAAQIDDHLDPAVMPSVVLMNPPFSVMANVEGRMADAAYRHVASALARLAPGGRLVAITGASFAPDNPAWRDAFVRLQARGRVVFSVVIDGSVYAKHGTTIETRLTVIDKRPADYPAVFPAAPGVAPDVATLLGWIDEQAPERLAVDPSVVVPAIAPAIPRSVRGYINRAAKTVPATAPMAEPEGLPLAYETQDWLAGEGGRLSESIYEEYGLQAIRIAGAQAHPTRLVQSAAMASVAPPKPSYRPSLPPNIHELLSDAQLETVIYAGEAHADHLAGSWTVDATFDIVTAAREDAENATRFRRGFMIGDGTGVGKGRQSAAIILDNWLQGRRKAVWISKSDKLIEDAQRDWSALGMERLLVTPLSRFPQGRPITLPEGVLFTTYATLRSDDSGEKVSRVRQIVEWLGSDFDGVLIFDEAHAMQNAGGGKGERGDVAASQQGRAGLRLQHALPNARVVYVSATGATTVHNLAYAQRLGLWGGEDFPFSTRAEFIEAIEAGGVAAMEVLARDLRALGLYTARSLSFDGVEYELVEHALSPEQTRIYDAYAGAFAVIHNNLDAAMEAANITGTSGTLNRQAKSAARSAFESAKQRFFGHLLTSMKTPTLIRSISDDLEAGHAAVIQIVSTGEALMERRLADLPTEEWNDVRVDITPREYVLDYLAHSFPVQLYQPFTDSEGNLSSRPVYRDGQPVESREAVARRDELIAQLASLPPVPGALDQIVQHFGTDLVAEVTGRSRRIVRKSTPSGGDRLVVENRAAAANLAETQAFMDDSKRILIFSDAGGTGRSYHAELSARNTRLRVHYLLEPGWKADAAIQGLGRTHRTNQAQPPLFRPIATDVKAEKRFLSTIARRLDTLGAITRGQRQTGGQGLFRPEDNLESPYARDALRQLYLLLVRGKVEGCSLERFESATGLKLMDANGIKDELPPITTFLNRLLALTIELQGVLFAAFEQLLTAKIEGAIAAGIYDVGLETLTAEGFTVTDRQTIYTHPGTGAETRLLTIAQRTRNRPVTLDDALAHLGESGARLLVNERSGRAAVQIPATSIMLDDGEIERRVRLIRPMESHTIPVKMMGETHWTAAERNDFATAWSAEVADVPAFSDSTIHIVAGLLLPIWKRLPNESTRVYRLQTDEGERIVGRKVSPAWAANATTSGAATLAPADAFMALMDGRTILDLAEGLQLRRVRVMGANRIELSGFTDTMRERLTAYGLFHEIISWKLRMFVPTDSAGPAVLERVLGRYPVQRIGEREAA
- a CDS encoding DUF2493 domain-containing protein, which produces MSEHDDYEPEHAASPTDQIAQELQLYGYRPSEDEADPRPVPEDRIIEGAVADIFDALISTVADTSLDPDLDDLLWSTVNTFHRAVERADRKLDDNEQAQKRLQREQDGSEVKSVQLERLIDLGQSLIERRDSLEIFRDSAADQYLRATGSPWSQRTGSRVNHRRLTAAMIDSRDFLAAKRRNETEVLVPAGPKIAFSGGDTTDHKPIWAKLDQVHAKHPDMVLMHGGSPKGAEKIAARWAETRKVPQVAFRPDWTKHAKAAPFKRNDAMLAVMPIGILIFPGTGIQDNLADKARKLGIPVYRFATGGA
- a CDS encoding DUF736 domain-containing protein codes for the protein MATIGTFKKTGNEFTGEIVTLSVQAKGVRIVPDQRATGENAPSHRVLVGRVEIGAAWSKRSNEGRDYLGLKLDDPSFNAPIYANLFDDEDGDGYSLIWSRPNRRAD
- a CDS encoding DUF7146 domain-containing protein, with amino-acid sequence MTRLDASDLAQRLGREAEAVCRHYLDAGHRQGNYWQVGDARNTPGRSMFVRLKETAKGPAGKWTDAATGEHGDLLDVIRESCGLTDFADVVEEARSFLRLPRPKPAPATKKRPGTPAPSGSAEAARRLFAMSQPISGTPVETYLRHRGITALHGTGNLRFHPRCYYRPDDHGPTETWPAMIAAVTDLRGAITGAHRTWLAPDGSDKAPIETQRKAMGDLLGHAVRFGIAGEAMAAGEGIESVLSARQTIPHMAMAAALSAAHLAAILFPQTLRRLYILRDNDPAGDGARDNLVERANAAGIEAIVLSPVLEDFNEDLRRLGLDALRASLRVQLAPQDVARFMAQAA
- a CDS encoding DUF2285 domain-containing protein encodes the protein MDPQAPSSEARIVWLPANDTSAVFLGPAPAGLAEDTDPQPTFDAAYRIGDHDEDILLYDLGDGQSVQLVIETATPVDRPLAAIIPLGRDGFDRVRSLCRLLATLHGRAIPPDTRLTAQHRLRLRRMLQCFDGYRNGATQREIAQVIFHIARLDRQAWQDASARHAIKTLLRDARAMIAGGYRALLRHRRSD
- a CDS encoding transcriptional regulator domain-containing protein, producing the protein MTPNAAGWRSSAAYEHIAEMSPSDLAWEWLRRNDAYVEDYRELSEGKTDIQTLTDKIRRRWGLRFPRGPAGPVI